The Bacteroidales bacterium genome window below encodes:
- a CDS encoding glycosyltransferase family 2 protein, with the protein MQNQLKVSVIIPCRNEEKWIGKCIESVLKNDYPHDLLEIFVVDGLSNDKTVEIAKSYRGKYPFVNVLKNEKRIFPAAINLAYNNSKGDVIIILGAHAEYSSNYISDNVKALFEYKVDNVGGLVEQIWPVKNFAGELITIVLSSKFGIGGATYRTGTDKPVLTTTVFGGCYRRDVFERIGLFNEKLISSSDMDFNTRLKKIGGKTLLIPYVKVTYHYAETNYKKFIKNNFRNGFWSVNPIKFVNYIPVSFRHLIPLFFVSGIIGASVLSVFSYYFLWLLILVMGIYVLAAFYFSLKYIKKGFNYFLVLPCFFFSLHFSYGLGSLLALMSVIVFKISGIFKKD; encoded by the coding sequence ATGCAAAATCAGCTTAAAGTTTCAGTTATTATCCCTTGTAGAAATGAGGAGAAGTGGATTGGTAAATGTATAGAATCCGTTTTAAAAAATGATTATCCTCACGATTTACTTGAAATTTTTGTTGTTGACGGATTAAGTAACGATAAGACTGTAGAAATAGCAAAAAGCTATCGGGGAAAATATCCTTTTGTAAATGTTTTAAAAAACGAAAAAAGAATTTTTCCTGCTGCTATAAACCTTGCTTATAACAATTCAAAAGGCGATGTAATAATTATACTTGGCGCTCATGCTGAATATTCTTCAAATTATATTTCAGATAATGTAAAAGCATTGTTTGAATATAAAGTTGATAATGTTGGTGGTTTGGTAGAACAAATTTGGCCGGTAAAAAATTTTGCTGGCGAATTAATTACAATTGTTCTTTCATCTAAATTTGGAATTGGTGGTGCTACATATCGCACCGGTACTGATAAGCCAGTGTTAACAACAACAGTCTTTGGCGGTTGTTACCGAAGAGATGTTTTTGAGCGAATAGGTTTATTCAATGAGAAACTTATCAGCTCTTCTGATATGGATTTCAATACCAGGTTAAAAAAGATTGGAGGGAAAACGTTACTTATTCCATATGTAAAAGTAACTTATCATTATGCAGAAACGAATTATAAGAAATTCATAAAAAATAATTTCAGGAATGGATTCTGGTCTGTAAATCCTATAAAGTTTGTTAACTATATTCCTGTTTCATTCCGTCATCTTATTCCTTTATTTTTTGTCTCGGGCATAATAGGTGCATCTGTATTATCTGTTTTCTCTTATTATTTTTTATGGTTGCTGATATTAGTAATGGGCATATATGTATTAGCGGCATTTTATTTTTCATTAAAGTATATTAAAAAAGGATTTAATTATTTTCTTGTGCTTCCATGCTTCTTTTTTTCTCTTCATTTTTCATATGGTTTGGGCTCTTTACTTGCACTCATGAGTGTTATCGTATTTAAGATTTCGGGCATATTTAAAAAAGATTAA
- a CDS encoding thiamine pyrophosphate-dependent dehydrogenase E1 component subunit alpha, whose protein sequence is MTYNSDFIQIIYKTMLRIRLAEEKLVEPILDGTVKCPVHLYSGEEAVATGIGANLKDEDYVFGNHRSHGHYLAKGGDLKKMIAEIYCKETGCSGGRGGSMHLIAPEKGVLGIAPIVAGTISLALGAALASSIRKDGRVAVTFFGDGATGEGVLYEAMNFASLKKLPIIFACENNFYSTHLPILEIRANSQIADVAKPFGISSYQVDGNDVLAVYEASREAVEKCRNGNGPVFMEFLTYRFRGHVGPDDNVQGTHTDIRPKEELEQWLKKDPIPRFENYLKENNFIDDSKIKEIRNIISDEVNDAVKFAVESNRPHKDDVTKYVFRKKS, encoded by the coding sequence ATGACTTATAATTCTGATTTTATACAAATAATTTATAAAACAATGCTTCGCATCCGGCTTGCCGAAGAGAAGCTGGTAGAGCCTATTTTGGATGGAACAGTTAAATGTCCGGTGCATCTTTATTCCGGTGAAGAGGCTGTAGCAACAGGCATTGGAGCGAATCTGAAAGATGAGGATTATGTTTTTGGCAATCATCGTTCGCATGGACATTATCTTGCAAAAGGCGGTGATTTGAAAAAAATGATTGCTGAAATTTATTGCAAGGAAACCGGATGCTCCGGTGGGCGTGGTGGTTCTATGCATCTGATTGCTCCTGAAAAAGGAGTGCTTGGAATTGCTCCCATTGTTGCGGGAACTATTTCGCTTGCTTTAGGTGCAGCGCTTGCATCTTCAATTCGTAAAGATGGAAGAGTTGCTGTTACCTTTTTTGGCGATGGCGCAACAGGTGAAGGCGTGCTTTATGAAGCCATGAATTTTGCTTCACTTAAAAAATTACCCATCATTTTTGCTTGTGAAAATAATTTTTATTCAACGCATTTACCAATTCTTGAAATCCGCGCCAATAGCCAGATTGCTGATGTTGCAAAGCCATTTGGGATTTCATCTTATCAGGTTGATGGTAATGATGTGCTAGCTGTTTACGAAGCATCGCGCGAAGCAGTTGAAAAATGCAGAAACGGAAATGGCCCTGTTTTTATGGAGTTTTTGACTTACCGTTTTCGTGGCCATGTTGGTCCTGATGATAATGTTCAGGGTACACATACCGATATTCGTCCGAAGGAAGAACTAGAGCAGTGGTTGAAGAAAGATCCTATTCCCCGTTTTGAAAATTATTTGAAAGAAAATAATTTCATTGATGATTCGAAAATAAAAGAAATAAGAAATATAATTTCTGATGAAGTGAACGATGCGGTTAAGTTTGCTGTTGAAAGCAATCGCCCGCATAAAGATGATGTAACAAAATATGTTTTCAGAAAGAAAAGTTAA
- a CDS encoding transketolase C-terminal domain-containing protein, translating into MFSERKVKYSIAINEAIIQLMRKDASVILIGQGVKSPWYVGNTCTGLIKEFGEERVIDTPVSENAITGAAVGAALAGMKSIVVHPRADFVLYAFDPIINQAANWHYMSGGNASAPVVFWLIVNRGGEQAAQHSQALHSIFSHVPGLKVVAPSNAYDAKGILISAVNDPDPVVFIDDRWLYGKENNVPEEMYEVQIGKAFVKKQGKDITLISSSYTSFLCEEVSTELMKTGIDVEFVDLCTLKPYDKETILSSVKKTGKSVIVDGSWKTFGYAAEISAMISENIFSKLKAPVERLCLPDAPAPASRSLEENYYISKEKIIEAIHKVINYSE; encoded by the coding sequence ATGTTTTCAGAAAGAAAAGTTAAATATAGTATTGCAATTAACGAAGCTATTATCCAACTGATGCGGAAGGATGCATCGGTTATATTAATTGGGCAGGGTGTTAAAAGCCCATGGTACGTAGGCAATACATGCACAGGATTAATAAAAGAATTTGGCGAAGAGCGTGTGATTGATACACCTGTTTCGGAAAATGCTATAACTGGTGCAGCAGTAGGCGCAGCGCTGGCAGGAATGAAATCTATTGTTGTTCATCCCCGCGCTGATTTTGTTTTGTATGCTTTCGATCCGATTATCAACCAGGCTGCAAACTGGCATTACATGAGCGGTGGAAACGCTAGCGCCCCGGTGGTTTTCTGGCTAATTGTAAATCGTGGAGGCGAACAGGCTGCGCAACATTCACAAGCGTTGCATTCAATCTTTTCGCATGTTCCCGGACTGAAAGTTGTTGCTCCTTCAAATGCTTACGATGCAAAAGGAATTTTAATATCCGCAGTTAATGATCCCGATCCTGTTGTTTTCATTGACGACCGCTGGTTATATGGAAAAGAAAATAATGTTCCTGAAGAAATGTATGAAGTTCAAATTGGTAAAGCATTTGTAAAAAAACAAGGAAAAGATATAACTTTAATTTCTTCTTCGTACACTTCATTTCTTTGTGAAGAAGTTTCTACTGAATTAATGAAAACGGGAATTGACGTTGAGTTTGTTGACCTATGCACACTTAAACCTTACGATAAAGAAACCATTCTTTCTTCAGTTAAAAAAACAGGAAAGTCTGTAATTGTTGATGGTTCATGGAAAACCTTTGGTTATGCTGCCGAAATTTCTGCAATGATTTCCGAAAATATTTTCAGTAAATTAAAAGCGCCTGTTGAAAGGCTTTGCCTGCCTGATGCTCCGGCACCTGCAAGCCGTTCGCTGGAAGAAAATTATTATATAAGTAAAGAAAAAATAATTGAAGCAATACATAAAGTAATTAATTATTCAGAGTGA
- a CDS encoding DegT/DnrJ/EryC1/StrS family aminotransferase, translating into MKVRFVNPGRLYQMLKNELDAAYFDVMSRGELIDRGHLKEFESNLAAFVGTKYAVGLNSGYDSLHMSLRAAGIGAGDEVIVPAHTFVASCSAIVNVGATPVLIDVAKDFNIDVNKIEEKISKKTKAIMPVHLSGWMADMPAVMKLAKKYNLVVVEDACQSLGSSVNGIGAGAWGLTGCFSFYPFKILGGYGDGGAITTNSEEVASFARRMRFNGEERNTGEYHGHGFTCLLDNLQAAFLTVKLKYLPEHIRRRKQIANRYHEALADVSELLLPKYKREGFDHVYQNYTLRSQQGEEFSSYLKQNEIEVLTQFRKPYYKHEALKLADTGFPETEALSREVCSLPMCFELLDEEVEYVIKTVRAFYGKN; encoded by the coding sequence ATGAAAGTACGTTTTGTGAATCCCGGAAGGCTGTACCAGATGCTGAAAAACGAGCTCGATGCAGCCTATTTTGATGTAATGAGCAGAGGTGAATTGATTGACAGAGGTCACTTGAAAGAGTTTGAATCAAACCTTGCAGCTTTTGTGGGAACAAAGTATGCCGTAGGTTTGAACAGTGGTTACGATTCGTTGCATATGTCATTGCGTGCTGCGGGAATTGGCGCAGGCGATGAAGTGATTGTTCCTGCACATACCTTTGTTGCAAGTTGTTCGGCAATTGTTAATGTTGGCGCAACACCTGTTTTGATTGATGTTGCGAAGGATTTTAATATTGATGTAAATAAAATTGAAGAAAAAATTTCGAAGAAAACGAAAGCAATCATGCCGGTTCATTTAAGCGGCTGGATGGCTGATATGCCAGCTGTGATGAAGCTTGCAAAAAAATATAATCTGGTTGTTGTTGAAGATGCATGTCAGAGTTTAGGTTCATCTGTAAATGGAATTGGTGCTGGAGCCTGGGGATTGACGGGATGTTTCAGCTTTTACCCTTTTAAAATTTTGGGCGGTTATGGCGATGGTGGTGCAATTACTACAAACAGCGAAGAAGTTGCCTCATTTGCCAGAAGGATGCGCTTTAATGGTGAAGAAAGAAACACCGGAGAATATCATGGTCATGGCTTTACCTGTTTGTTGGATAATTTGCAGGCAGCATTTCTAACAGTGAAATTGAAATATTTACCGGAACATATTCGTCGTCGCAAACAAATTGCAAACCGCTATCATGAAGCATTGGCGGATGTTTCGGAACTATTACTTCCAAAATATAAACGCGAGGGATTTGACCATGTATACCAGAATTATACTTTGCGTTCGCAACAGGGCGAAGAATTTTCATCATATTTAAAACAAAATGAAATTGAAGTTTTAACACAATTCCGTAAACCATATTATAAGCATGAAGCGCTGAAGCTTGCCGATACAGGCTTCCCTGAAACCGAAGCATTAAGCCGTGAAGTATGTTCATTGCCTATGTGTTTTGAATTATTGGATGAGGAAGTTGAGTATGTGATTAAGACCGTTAGAGCATTCTACGGAAAAAATTAA
- a CDS encoding aminotransferase class I/II-fold pyridoxal phosphate-dependent enzyme, producing the protein MKQLSRITETFTESVIREMTRVSDACNGINMSQGFPDFESPLAIREAAINAINKHHNQYPVTFGEPELREAISKKALAYNKINSNPDTDITVTCGATEAMIATLKAIINPGDEIIIFEPFYENYGPDGILSGAKPKYVTLRFPDWHYDSDELKKAFNKNTKAIIINTPNNPTGKVFSRKEFLEIAQLCIEWDVYAITDEIYEHILYDGNEHISMASIPGMAERTITINSISKTYSVTGWRVGWAIANAPITARIRKVHDFLTVGAPTPFQHAAVSALGFPDSYYIELQKKYLTSRDYMLETLNSAGFNPVIPKGSYYIMADVEKLFNEFKAENDYDFSKKLIEKTRVATVPGFSFYSKQNLTTKQVRFAFCKKFETLELVRGLLLKNKK; encoded by the coding sequence ATGAAACAATTATCAAGGATAACGGAAACCTTTACTGAGTCGGTTATTCGTGAAATGACACGTGTAAGCGATGCCTGCAATGGAATAAATATGTCGCAGGGTTTCCCGGATTTTGAAAGTCCGTTGGCAATACGGGAAGCGGCGATTAATGCGATAAACAAACATCATAACCAATATCCGGTAACCTTTGGTGAGCCTGAATTACGTGAAGCAATTTCAAAAAAAGCTTTAGCTTATAATAAAATAAATTCAAATCCTGATACTGATATAACCGTTACCTGTGGCGCAACTGAAGCTATGATCGCTACTTTAAAAGCAATTATAAACCCGGGTGATGAGATAATAATATTTGAACCATTCTATGAAAATTATGGTCCTGATGGAATTCTTTCAGGTGCAAAACCAAAATATGTAACGCTTCGTTTCCCCGACTGGCACTACGATTCAGACGAACTGAAAAAAGCTTTTAATAAAAATACAAAAGCAATTATCATCAATACTCCGAATAATCCTACAGGAAAAGTTTTTAGTCGTAAAGAATTTTTGGAGATTGCTCAATTATGCATTGAATGGGATGTTTATGCAATTACCGATGAAATTTATGAGCACATACTTTATGATGGAAACGAACATATAAGTATGGCTTCAATTCCCGGCATGGCTGAAAGAACGATTACAATAAATTCCATTTCTAAAACTTATTCAGTTACCGGATGGCGCGTAGGTTGGGCTATTGCCAATGCTCCGATAACCGCACGCATCCGAAAAGTTCATGATTTTTTAACAGTGGGTGCTCCAACTCCCTTTCAGCATGCAGCAGTTTCAGCATTAGGATTTCCTGATTCATATTATATTGAATTACAAAAAAAATATTTAACATCGCGTGATTATATGCTGGAAACCTTGAATAGCGCCGGATTTAATCCTGTTATTCCTAAAGGCTCATATTATATAATGGCTGATGTGGAAAAACTTTTCAATGAATTTAAAGCAGAAAATGATTACGACTTCAGCAAAAAATTAATTGAGAAAACACGTGTTGCAACAGTTCCCGGATTTTCATTTTATTCCAAACAAAATCTTACAACAAAGCAAGTTCGTTTTGCATTCTGCAAAAAGTTTGAAACATTAGAATTGGTAAGGGGTTTATTATTGAAAAATAAAAAATAA
- the secA gene encoding preprotein translocase subunit SecA: MATFLKKLFGSKSEKDVKALLPLVDKIHKEYEVICKLSNDRLREKTNEFKSKIASHIQGEEKEIEELKSRIENNLEIEDEEKEKIYASIEKIEKTITSKIEDVLIEILPAAFAVMKETARRFKENEWTEVTATQMDRDLAASRPNVEIKDEKAFYKNQWIAGGNLITWDMVHYDVQLIGGIVLHQGKISEMATGEGKTLVATLPTYLNALPGKGVHIVTVNDYLAKRDSEWMGVLFEFHGLKVDCIDKHEPNSDARRKAYLADITYGTNNEFGFDYLRDNMARSTEELVQRKHNYTIVDEVDSVLIDDARTPLIISGPTPKGDKQEFLDMKPIVEKVYNAQRNLVTNILAEAKRLLGDTSNPENEKEGSKLLFRAFRGLPKNKALIKFLSEPGMKVLMQKTENFFLAEQQKNMHIVDDELYFVIDEKNNTIDLTDKGIDFTTSFTDDNKFFIIPDVGAHIAELEKSGIPSQEKLAKKNELLQDFSIKSERIHTVNQLLKAYALFEKDVEYVIMDNKIKIVDEQTGRILEGRRYSDGLHQAIEAKETVKIEAATQTYATITLQNYFRMYSKLAGMTGTAETEAGEFWDIYKLDVVVIPTNKPVIRDDKQDLVHKTKREKYNAVIEDIVALVKAGRPVLVGTTSVEISELLSRMLKIRNIKHNVLNAKLHQKEADIVAEAGRAGTVTIATNMAGRGTDIKLGPGVKDAGGLAIIGTERHESRRVDRQLRGRSGRQGDPGTSQFFVSLEDDLMRLFGSNRIASLMDRMGLKEGEVIQHSMITKAIERAQRKVEENNFGIRKRLLEYDNEMNKQRDVIYTKRHNALFGDKLSIDLSNMMFDVCETMVLDYQEVRDFEGFKFDLLKIYGIETDISEKDFFNMRSDEITERLYVHIRKYYKEKQDFTAQRVYPIIRDVYENHTYRYDNIAVPVTDGMKTLQVLANIKKSYTSKGKEIILSIEKGITLAIIDDAWKEHLRELDDLKQSVQNATYEQKDPLLIYKFESFELFKKMIQKVNKDVISFIFKGNIPLQDSEHVQEAQAPERTDMSKLQTGRSDIGGGGSSEGSSNKPPERKAEPVRVEKKVGRNDPCPCGSGKKYKVCHGKNE; this comes from the coding sequence ATGGCAACGTTTTTAAAAAAATTATTCGGAAGTAAATCTGAAAAAGATGTTAAAGCATTACTTCCTCTTGTAGATAAAATACATAAAGAGTACGAAGTCATTTGTAAGCTTTCCAATGATAGACTCAGGGAAAAAACAAATGAATTCAAATCAAAGATAGCATCTCATATCCAAGGTGAAGAAAAAGAAATTGAGGAATTAAAAAGCCGGATTGAGAATAATCTTGAAATCGAAGATGAAGAGAAAGAAAAGATTTATGCCAGCATAGAAAAAATCGAAAAAACGATTACTTCAAAAATCGAAGATGTCCTCATAGAAATTCTTCCTGCTGCTTTTGCTGTAATGAAAGAAACGGCAAGACGTTTTAAAGAAAATGAATGGACAGAAGTTACCGCCACACAAATGGATCGCGATCTGGCAGCTTCACGTCCAAACGTTGAAATCAAAGACGAAAAAGCTTTTTATAAAAACCAGTGGATCGCCGGTGGTAACCTCATCACCTGGGATATGGTCCATTACGACGTACAGCTTATTGGCGGTATTGTACTACACCAGGGAAAAATTTCGGAAATGGCTACCGGTGAAGGAAAAACACTTGTTGCAACTTTACCTACATATCTGAATGCTTTACCGGGAAAAGGCGTGCATATCGTTACTGTAAACGATTACCTTGCAAAACGTGACTCTGAATGGATGGGCGTTTTATTTGAATTTCACGGATTAAAAGTGGACTGTATCGACAAGCATGAACCGAACTCTGATGCCCGTCGAAAAGCATACCTTGCCGATATTACTTACGGAACAAACAATGAATTTGGATTCGACTACCTGCGTGATAATATGGCGCGCAGCACTGAAGAATTGGTACAGCGCAAACATAATTATACCATTGTCGACGAAGTTGACTCTGTATTGATCGACGATGCCCGTACTCCTCTTATTATTTCAGGACCAACACCAAAAGGCGATAAACAGGAATTCCTGGATATGAAACCTATTGTTGAAAAAGTTTATAACGCACAACGAAATTTAGTTACCAATATTCTTGCTGAAGCAAAACGACTGCTTGGCGACACATCAAATCCTGAAAACGAAAAAGAAGGAAGCAAACTTTTATTCCGTGCTTTTCGCGGATTACCAAAGAATAAAGCGCTTATCAAATTTCTTAGTGAACCAGGAATGAAAGTGTTGATGCAGAAAACAGAAAACTTTTTCCTTGCAGAACAGCAAAAGAACATGCACATTGTTGATGATGAATTATATTTTGTCATTGATGAAAAAAATAATACCATCGACCTTACTGATAAGGGAATTGATTTTACCACATCGTTCACTGATGATAATAAATTTTTTATCATCCCCGATGTTGGTGCACATATTGCAGAACTTGAAAAATCAGGGATTCCATCACAGGAAAAACTGGCAAAGAAAAATGAACTCCTTCAGGATTTTTCAATAAAGTCAGAACGTATACATACGGTTAACCAGTTATTAAAAGCTTATGCCCTTTTTGAAAAAGATGTGGAATATGTTATCATGGATAACAAAATAAAAATTGTTGACGAGCAAACCGGTCGTATACTTGAAGGACGTAGGTATTCCGATGGATTACACCAGGCTATAGAAGCAAAAGAAACTGTAAAGATTGAGGCAGCCACACAAACGTATGCAACGATAACATTACAGAATTATTTCCGAATGTATTCGAAACTTGCCGGAATGACCGGTACTGCCGAAACAGAAGCCGGTGAGTTCTGGGATATTTATAAACTGGATGTTGTTGTTATTCCAACAAACAAACCCGTTATCAGGGACGACAAGCAAGATCTTGTTCACAAAACAAAACGCGAAAAATACAATGCAGTCATTGAAGATATTGTTGCACTTGTAAAAGCAGGAAGACCGGTACTTGTAGGTACTACATCGGTTGAAATATCGGAACTACTAAGCCGAATGCTTAAAATTAGGAACATCAAGCATAATGTACTTAATGCAAAACTTCATCAGAAAGAAGCTGATATTGTTGCCGAAGCCGGACGTGCAGGAACCGTTACCATTGCAACAAATATGGCAGGTCGTGGTACTGATATTAAACTCGGACCCGGTGTAAAAGATGCAGGTGGACTTGCTATTATAGGTACCGAACGTCATGAATCGCGCCGTGTCGACAGGCAGTTACGTGGTCGTTCAGGACGACAAGGCGACCCGGGAACATCACAGTTCTTTGTATCGCTGGAAGATGACCTGATGCGATTATTCGGTTCAAACCGTATTGCAAGCCTTATGGACCGCATGGGACTTAAAGAAGGTGAAGTGATACAACATTCCATGATCACCAAAGCGATTGAACGCGCTCAAAGAAAAGTTGAAGAAAACAATTTCGGTATTCGTAAGCGTTTACTCGAATATGATAATGAAATGAACAAGCAGCGTGATGTTATTTATACGAAACGTCATAATGCCCTCTTTGGTGATAAACTTTCAATCGACCTTTCAAATATGATGTTCGATGTTTGCGAAACGATGGTCCTGGATTACCAGGAAGTTCGCGACTTTGAAGGCTTTAAATTTGATTTGCTAAAAATATACGGTATCGAAACCGATATATCGGAAAAAGATTTCTTCAACATGAGATCTGATGAAATCACAGAAAGACTTTATGTTCACATTAGAAAATATTATAAAGAAAAACAGGATTTCACTGCACAGCGTGTTTACCCGATAATCAGAGACGTATACGAAAACCACACTTATCGTTACGATAACATTGCAGTACCGGTAACCGACGGAATGAAAACCTTACAGGTTCTTGCGAACATTAAAAAATCATATACATCAAAAGGAAAAGAAATAATTCTTTCTATTGAAAAAGGAATCACCTTAGCTATTATTGATGATGCATGGAAAGAACATCTCCGTGAACTTGACGATTTAAAGCAATCTGTACAGAACGCTACGTATGAACAAAAAGATCCGCTACTCATTTACAAATTTGAATCATTTGAACTGTTCAAAAAAATGATACAAAAAGTAAATAAGGATGTGATCTCATTTATTTTCAAAGGAAATATTCCATTACAGGATTCCGAGCATGTTCAGGAAGCACAGGCCCCTGAAAGAACAGATATGAGCAAATTACAAACAGGCAGAAGCGATATTGGCGGCGGTGGCAGCAGTGAAGGTTCATCAAATAAGCCGCCCGAAAGAAAAGCTGAACCTGTAAGGGTTGAGAAAAAAGTTGGACGCAACGATCCTTGTCCATGCGGAAGTGGAAAAAAATACAAAGTGTGTCACGGGAAAAATGAATAA
- a CDS encoding DUF2795 domain-containing protein, translated as MYWTLELASKLEDAPWPATKEELIDYAVRSGAPMEVIENLQEIEDEGEVYESIEDIWPDYPTKEDFFFHEDEY; from the coding sequence ATGTATTGGACACTTGAATTAGCATCGAAGCTGGAAGATGCCCCTTGGCCCGCTACCAAAGAAGAATTGATAGATTATGCAGTTCGTTCAGGCGCACCTATGGAAGTTATTGAAAACCTCCAGGAAATAGAGGACGAAGGTGAGGTCTACGAAAGCATCGAAGATATCTGGCCCGATTATCCTACGAAAGAAGATTTCTTCTTTCATGAAGATGAATATTAA
- a CDS encoding cold shock domain-containing protein has translation MGRSHETFNKREKEKNREKKKKEKEQKKEERKANSDKGKSLEEMFAYVDHNGNITSTPPDPNIKNTIKTEDIRISISKKEDIEPLDIIRKGTVTFFNDSKGYGFIKDHETQESIFVHINGLIDRIKENDKVTFETESGPKGLNAIRVKIIT, from the coding sequence ATGGGTAGATCACACGAAACATTCAATAAAAGGGAAAAAGAAAAAAATAGAGAAAAAAAGAAAAAAGAGAAAGAACAAAAAAAAGAAGAACGCAAAGCCAACTCTGATAAAGGTAAAAGTCTCGAAGAAATGTTTGCTTACGTTGATCATAACGGCAATATTACTTCCACTCCACCCGATCCGAATATAAAGAATACAATTAAAACAGAAGACATCAGAATTAGTATCTCGAAAAAAGAAGACATCGAACCCCTTGATATAATAAGAAAAGGTACTGTTACATTTTTTAATGATTCAAAAGGCTATGGTTTTATTAAAGACCATGAAACGCAGGAAAGCATATTTGTCCATATAAATGGATTGATTGACAGGATAAAAGAAAATGATAAAGTTACTTTTGAAACTGAGTCAGGACCAAAAGGATTGAATGCCATCAGGGTTAAAATAATAACTTAG
- a CDS encoding nucleoid-associated protein, with translation MTNLDFTQLELQYLITHHVGNKQREEKLTLSDEVSALASDTKDLLLTYFLLPIKTEELFSFTHSVKLNLNEVYTIVKGIFSEPKSFIEASQNIAKLLYEQSTHPKIKEGELNVAYFTDVEIDNEMVEAIGIFKSETDVPFIKMINHKSKFVIQHDYGFEVKGIDKACIIFNTEREKGYKIVIVDNANKSLEAQYWRDDFLNITPIRNEFHQTKEFLTIAKNFVTKQLSDEFEVSKADQIDLLNRSVDYFKTHETFEKKEFEKEVFQDTGIIKSFRNFDEIYRGDNELSLNDSFEISSQAVKKQARIFKSVLKLDKNFHIYIHGDRELIEQGVEKDGRKYYKIYYKDES, from the coding sequence ATGACGAATTTAGATTTCACACAATTAGAACTTCAATATTTAATTACCCATCATGTTGGCAATAAGCAGCGAGAAGAAAAGCTCACACTTTCTGACGAAGTATCGGCCCTTGCTTCCGACACCAAAGACCTACTGCTAACATATTTTTTACTGCCAATAAAAACTGAAGAATTATTTTCATTTACACATTCCGTAAAACTTAATTTAAATGAAGTTTATACAATAGTCAAAGGAATTTTTTCTGAACCTAAATCATTCATAGAGGCATCACAGAATATTGCCAAACTTCTTTATGAACAATCAACTCACCCGAAAATAAAGGAAGGGGAATTGAATGTTGCATACTTTACAGATGTTGAAATAGATAATGAGATGGTTGAAGCTATTGGGATTTTTAAATCAGAAACAGATGTCCCTTTCATTAAAATGATAAACCACAAATCAAAATTTGTCATTCAGCATGATTATGGTTTTGAAGTAAAAGGAATTGATAAGGCTTGCATCATATTTAATACCGAACGTGAAAAAGGTTATAAAATAGTGATTGTTGATAATGCCAATAAATCACTGGAAGCACAGTATTGGAGAGATGATTTTCTGAATATAACACCAATCCGTAATGAATTCCACCAAACAAAAGAATTCCTGACCATTGCAAAAAACTTCGTGACGAAACAATTGTCGGACGAATTTGAAGTGAGCAAAGCCGACCAGATTGACTTGCTGAACCGCTCCGTTGATTATTTCAAAACACACGAAACATTCGAAAAGAAAGAATTTGAAAAAGAAGTTTTCCAGGATACAGGAATTATAAAATCATTCCGAAACTTTGATGAAATATACAGGGGAGACAACGAATTAAGCCTGAACGATAGTTTTGAGATTTCATCACAAGCTGTAAAAAAACAAGCACGCATTTTTAAAAGTGTTTTGAAACTGGATAAGAACTTTCACATTTATATTCATGGCGACAGAGAGCTGATAGAACAAGGCGTTGAGAAGGACGGACGAAAATATTATAAAATTTATTATAAAGATGAAAGCTAA